Within Gasterosteus aculeatus chromosome Y, fGasAcu3.hap1.1, whole genome shotgun sequence, the genomic segment CGGACTAGTGGAGCCGGGGGGATCAAACCACAGACCCTCTGATGGAAGGACAGTCCCCTCTGTCACTGAGCCACAGTAGCCCTCACAATGCCACAGGAAAAGGATATTCAACGATGGAGTTTTAGTCTTTCGTGCCCGATGCAACAAAGGAGGTGGAACGGCAACGCCGTTAAAACGGTGCTTCAAAAGGGAAACGAGACGTCTGATTCCAAGTATGTCCGCGGTGCATTCACTTACCTTTATTGTTGGACGTTAACCAGATGGGAGAAGATTTGGGTGCATTTGACATGACTCTGATCGGGAGCTCCCACCAAAGACTAAACATGCAGAGAAGTATAGAAACAACACGGTATAATTAGTACCAGAAGCTAATTTACTAGGAAATCGGTCTCTTGAGCTTTTAAACATTGAGCAACAATGTTGTAACTCTGTTATGTTCTTCGTTCTATTGAACAACTATCCGCCCTGATAGAGTGAGATTCCTGTTTCTCCCTCAGGCATATTCCTTTTTCCTTATTGTTAAAGGTTTTTTGCAGGAGGGTCCCAGATTATAAAGGGCTTGGAGGCCCACTTTTGATGTTTTATATCGAACTGAACTAATCCCACCGTTGTGTTGTGGGTCTGGCCAGAACAACTCAGAACTGCATCAGGTTCAACGATGGCGCAACTCACCATTGCCTGGAAAGCCCAGTTACAACATATTGATTCAAAACATTCCACAGGGCCAAAGACATGATTCACTACAATCAGCTGCAGTGGTTTCGTGCCGTCGTAAGACACTGTGAAGATTCATGACTTCCCGTTCGCaccactacaacaacaacacagaggcCGACGAAAAGGTGTAACCAAAGCGACGATGAGGTCCAGGTGCTTCTGAGGACCAAAGCAAGATTTGGGGGACGAATTCAAGGCTTAGTTGTTCAAACTTCAAGCCGGTCACGTGGCAGCAGCGTTTTTTTATGTCCCGTCCGGCCCCTTGCAGGCTCTGCACAGGGGCCTGAACCAAACGGAGTGTGTTCCAGTGGGTAAGGGCGTGCACTACGGGTGTTATTGGGGAAACGGGACCCCGATTCTCTGGACGCGGTCTGGAGTTCATACGGGAAAACGGCAAACAAACCCTGTGCGAACGAGTGTAATAAATAGATGTTCACGTAGCACGTACTTAGATTCATAAGTGTCGTTGAACAGGAAGTGCTTCTGGTAGATTTCTCCATTGGTTGTGTTGATGGTGATGACGGGATAGCCAATTTGTTTCGTCCAGGTGTTCATCACCTTGGCAACGTCGGTGTGACCACCGTCCTGATCAACGGCCTGCGAACAGGGAGCAAATGGGTTCATGTCTCACGGTATAAATACCCCCGACGACAAATCCTGCTTCGTGTCGTCGTCGAAAAACGTGGCTCGCGAGAATCGAACGGTACCTTTTGAATGTGCCCCCAGAGGTCGTCCTGGTCTGCGCTTCCGTACTTAAAGTCTGAGAGGTACATCTGTTACGCGGATAAACAGAGAGATCCAGAGAGACGTTACGGTTTCAAGTTTCATTCCGTTCCTCTCGAAATCATTATTTTCAAGAGGAACTTTTGCATTCAGAATATTCGTGGTTCGGAGCTGGATGAAACGCAACCTCAGGCAGCGGATCCCAAGATAATGTAACGTTGGAACAAATATTTGGCTGAAAACagattttcttctatttttctgGCTGGAGGCCTTTAAACATGTGATGAAATGGTGGACACATGGACTAAATTTCACATTGGGAACCTGTTTGTCTCTCTAAACAACAGATGTTGGAATGATGGTAAACGtggtttatttaaaacaaacgtaTGTGACCACAATAGCAACATGACCACTCGAGCTCGTGTTGGATTACCAGCCGGATGGGATGCTTCCTTCCATCCAAAGCTGCGTGTGGAGTGAATAGAAATACATTAAGTCCAGTTCTGTCTGTACCAGAGGGACCATACACAGAAAAGAGAAAGCTCTCGCAGAGGCTCGACGACCTGACGCCACGGCTCGTTTCTAAGCCACTGATGTGCAAAAACACCAACAAGCCAGCGCATGCCAACGCTCAGCATTGAGTCTATGGGGCCGGGGACCTTTTGCCAAGCGGCTGGTCCgtagagggcaatggggcgtggACCCACCTTgagcccccccaaaaagattaaattttttttaaacatattaaaatttttttgaataagatgtccttattggTAAACTGtaggaataaatattaaaaattaGTTTTGCATTGAACCAAACTGGGATGTTTagtgaaactgattggctggccccaccaaaaaaaaaaaatccaccagccgccgATGTCTGTGTGATTCAGGGActaagagcagccgtttccagaCCTCCAATCAAAAACTAAAGAACATTGGTGACGTGTTCTGCTTTTCCACCCATCTGGTCAGTCACGTCGCATTGGGGAACCAccgagacacaaagagaaaaactaCTAGTTACTTGCTTTGATTCCTTTGGTGAAAGTTCCTTCCGACACGATGTCCGCCAGCATCCTGAGCACCGCGGCTCCCTGCAGCGTGAACACCAAATACATCTATGAGTGGCACATTCACAGCACACTGGtaccatacatacatacatcattCATTGCTAGTTTACATACCTTAAAGTAGGTTATGGAATTGAACATCCCTTCGATCTCAGCAGGCCACTGGACGTCTTCCAGCGGAGGACTGAGCGGGTGGGACGAGGCCAGAGCGTCGTCCTCGAACGCCCTGTGGAGGTTGCTCATGATATGCCATTCTTTCTGAGGAAGCCAAAAAGAGACAGGAGCACATGGAGATACGAAGACCCGTTCATCCCGCTTTGAACTTTGTATTCACTGTTTCATGAAAGCTGTAAAAGTCCTTCATTCAAAGCTCGGACTGAACTTACCAATTGGAACGAAGGCTCCACTTGGTCCACTGCAAAGATTGAGAAGTACGTGGCAAAGCCCTCGTTCAGCCAGATGTCATTCCACCATTTCATCGTCACCAGATTCCCAAACCACTGTCAACAAGAACAGAAGATGTAGATAGTTGAGGGGAAATTACTGGGCAGCGTCACCTTCACCAAATGTCCCTCTATATAAGTAGCAACCAGGAAGACACTGAGAAAACTcaacgcaacaacaacaaaagtattAAAACCAACCAAAAATAACCCCTAAAAGACCAAAATAACTACACAGATACAAcactactacaaagagacacaaattaCATGTCCGTCCCAAAATGGATTTACATGTccgtcccaaaatgtctttacgtgtccgtcccaaaatgtctttacgtGTCCGTCCCAAAATGCCTTTACCTGTccgtcccaaaatgtctttacctgtccgtcccaaaatgtctttacgtgtccgtcccaaaatgtctttacgtgtccgtcccaaaatgtctttacgtgtccgtcccaaaatgtctttacctgtccgtcccaaaatgtctttacgtgtccgtcccaaaatgtctttacgcgtccgtcccaaaatgtctttacgcgcccgtcccaaaatgtctttacatgtccgtcccaaaatgtctttacatgTAAATGTCTTAACGTGTccgtcccaaaatgtctttacacgtccgtcccaaaatgtctttacatgtccgtcccaaaatgtctttacatgtccgtcccaaaatgtctttacgtgtccgtcccaaaatgtctttacatgTCTGTCCCAAAATGTTGCAAGTTGCTTCATAAAAAGACTATACATGCTATGCAATACAAGAGTTGAGGCCTTGATCCATTGGTACGTGTCATATTTTGTTGTGTCCATCAGGGCAACAATCATCATTCTAACCTGGTGTGCCAGTTCATGTGCGATGATAGAGGCAATGTCCTCCTTGTGCAACGGCGAGGACACTCCCTCCTCATAGAGCAGGAGTCCCTCCTTGTACGTGACCAGTCCCCAATTTTCCATCGCTTCAGCTCTTAAGTCTGGCAGTGCGATTTGAGCTGGAAGAAGCACATAGACGTGGAGAATTGATCAAATGATACACAGGCGTAGTTTGATACACTATCTGAACGTATCAAGCTCACTTCTCAGAACGGCAGAGCTCCAAAATCACCACAGCAACCCAtccaaaaacttgaacctgctcggGCGCGGGTTAAGTCAGCTGGACAAGCTCGCCACTCCCCAGGAATAAAAAAggcagctctcttcctcattgaagttagattaacgttttatatGGAGGGACTTCTTAGAGGTCACCAAGATTGGacttcctgtacgagcgctattGGTGCTGCCAACAAGGaaccatttatttacaagaagagcGTCTGGAGCTGGACATGGTTTTTGTGTTGTCAGCGTTAAATCAACACTCGACAaagtgttaacaagttaactcggaataagtgtcaaaatctgcccagtgttaaatacattacaggtcatttagccgacacgtttacgttacatttttaacccatggtttttaccaAAATCAACTCTACggattttgctgtgtgtgtgtgtgtcggtctgTCTTTTCACAAACAATTTCCAAAGAGTTCGCAGAAGCTCACATAGggaagaggtcagggggggTCAAGACTGCTGTTCCAATTACTTAAACATAACGATTAAACATAACCAGGTATCttattgtttaatataaccaggtaatctgttgtttGATAAACATAACCAGGTATCttattgtttaatataaccaggtaatctgttgtttaataaacataaccaggtaatctgttgtttGATAAACATAACCAGGTATCttattgtttaatataaccaggtatattattgtttaatataaccaggtaatctgttgtttaataaacataaccaggtaatctgttgtttgataaacataaccaggtattttattgtttaatataaccaggtaatctgttgtttaataaacatgaccaggtaatctgttgtttAGTAAACATAACCAGGTATCttattgtttaatataaccaggtaatctggtatttaatataaccaggtaatatgttgtttaataaacatAACCAGGTATCTTATTGTTTAACATAACCAGGTATCTTATTGTTTAACATAAACAGGTAAtctgttgtttaataaacatAACCAGGTATTTTATTGTGTAAtataaccaggtaatctgttgtttAGTAAACATGACCAGGTAATCttgttgtttaatataaccaggtaatctgttgATTAATAAACGTAACCAGGTAATCttgttgtttaatataaccaggtaatctgttgtttaataaacatgaccaggtaatctgttgtttAGTAAACATAACCAGGTATCttattgtttaatataaccAGGTAATCTGCTATTTAATATAACCAGATAATCTGTTGATTAGTAAACATGACCAGGTAATCttgttgtttaatataaccaggtaatctgttgATTAATAAACGTAACCAGGTAATCttgttgtttaatataaccaggtaatctgttgtttaataaacgtaaccaggtaatctgttgtttaataaacatgaccaggtaatctgttgtttAGTAAACATAACCAGGTATCttattgtttaatataaccAGGTAATCTGGTATTTAATATAACCAGATAATCTGTTGATTAGTAAACATGACCAGGTAATCttgttgtttaatataaccaggtaatctgttgATTAATAAACGTAACCAGGTAATCttgttgtttaatataaccaggtaatctgttgtttaataaacgtaaccaggtaatctgttgtttaataaacatgaccaggtaatctgttgtttAGTAAACATAACCAGGTATCttattgtttaatataaccAGGTAATCTGGTATTTAATATAACCAGATAATCTGTTGATTAGTAAACATGACCAGGTAATCttgttgtttaatataaccaggtaatctgttgATTAATAAACGTAACCAGGTAATCttgttgtttaatataaccaggtaatctgttgtttaataaacgtaaccaggtaatctgttgtttaataaacatgACCAGGTAATCttgttgtttaataaacatAACCAGGTATCTTATTGTTTAAACGTAtaactgagagaaaaacaatgtgATCGAAAACGATACGTCTAATGTTGCTTTTCTAAAACTTCATGGGGAGTTTTTGAAAATaccaatatataaatataatatgacAATACACTATAACAAAGTATATATTATTGGGGAACAACAGACGATGTTATTGCTAGCTTGTACTCAACATCTACCACACATCCATCCAAATTAAATCCAAACAAAGACTCACTCAGCTTTTGCTGTTggtaattcattttaaagtggCTCTCGTAGAACTGGAGGATCTTCGCGGCGACGTCGGTGGCATACTGAGCGTGACCTGCCCTGGTGGCGTTGGGACGTGCATACGTCTGTGTGGGCCAAACCAAAACGTCAGACGAAGGGATCCTCTCCTACACGTTTCTGTTTTGCACTTGTTTCACACATACTTCGATTCCCACGCGGTCGCTGGGTGCTGAGGGCTCGGTAGACGTGAACTCTGACACCACGAAGGCGAACAGGTACGTTGACATCTTGGGCGTCGGATGAAAGTAAGTCACCTTCCAGTCGTCGTCGATGCCGTTGGATTCTGGGAGAGCGGGAGACAAGGCGGACCAGTGTGAGGAAGGACATCTTTTATTTGACGGTTTCCGTCACCGTGGCTCAGGGGACATTGGTGAGAGACACCGGTGTGGGGATTCGAACCTTTGACTTCTGCATTTCCCAGAGCTTGCGTCTCGCTCCTGTGGACGATTGTCACGTGAAACACGGCTTTCAGGTCGGGCTCGTCGAAACAAGGAAAGACTTTCCTGGCGTAGGTTGGCTCCAAGATGGTGGCGACGAGGAATCTGTGAATAGAGAGAAAGACGGGCTGAGATTTCTTTATGAAAAAATGGGTGAATACTGCAGGAACAGGGgacgcaaaaaaaaacatttaaatgcattggCTTTATTGAATAAACACTGCATTCCAAGGCCTGTCATGACAAATAGACGTGTTCCAGTAATTGATTTTGTATTTCGTTGCATTGTAAAAGGCATGATGAAGGTTATTGGACCAATTGCGTCAAGCCCGCGGCCAACGGGTTCACGTGTCAGTTTCACTTGGGTTTCAATGACAATACAACATTGTGTATAGAACATATACATGTGCACGCAGGTTGTCATGTGCAATGCTATAGTTATCTATGTGGatagatatacacacatatacatgtatatacaacTATACAggtatatactgtgtatattaTTACTGGGCAACAATTACAATCTTAAATTGCGATTAATCAAATGATCATCTGTGACAACTCACATTTATAATGCGCaaaatttgaaatgaattcaaatgtaGTTTATTGCGCACGTTTATTTATGCAAACACTCTAAACAAACAGCAGTATTCCCTTTACACAGTAGCAGTTAAATCTCAGTTTAAACATTAATTCAatcatataaaatataaaacgaAAGCTATTTGCCGCTGCCAGGGCATTAACGTTTTATccacaaacacaactttataTCAGGAGAGTGAACATTTCTAAATctgatttctgttttttctgaataGATACCAACATCAACaaacataatattattataatattatattggtAAACAGTAATCTATGTCCGGCAGCCTGTCTCCCTGTTAATAACTAAGTACACCGGTCGTTTGTTTCTATGTGAATTCAAAGCCAAGGAGCAAAAGATTAAGGGACTATAAAATAATTGTCGGCATTAATTAACGTAATAACTTGCCTTGCCctaatatatgtacatattcGTGACACGTTTTTATGACGTTTATGACGTCACGGAGTTTGAGGGGCTCAAAGTCTGTGAGTGCGTGATGTTAGTCGCATAAAATGACTGCATCTTAATAACAGTAAAATCCAATGATGTATTGGATCCAGAGGTTACTTGATTGACTGCTGACTTTGACAAATctaagattcaaagatttttattgtcaattacaCACGCCCTGCCCTGTGTGTTGAaattcttgtgttttccttttctggaaagccgaccaatttcaaaaataaaaatacaatatttacataaacgGGGAAAAGTGcgaaactgagcaggttgtaaaagaaaaaaataaatgaaatgaaatgtgtgcagtataaattaacagtacagtaacagtaagtgaaatcctaacaagcCACAGTGCAGAGCAGTTGTGAGTcaggttatagagtcctctcagctgttgataACTAATGGCAGTGGGGAGAAAAGGAGCTTTTCCTAAATCTACTTAAAAAACCTAGAGCTGGATAATTAAGATCATAAAACGAAAAAGTTCTTTCCGTTTGAGCGACACACCTGCTGAGATGTTTTGCACAGTGCAGCAAGTGGATTCATTAAcagaataataacaaataacggGTTCCTGAACACGTGATTGTTTTCCGCTTACCTTTCTCCGTCTTGATCGCCTACGTAAGCTGGGGCGCCTTCGGCGTACTTGCTTGCAAACATTGCATAAGGACTTTGTCTGATGTCTCCCTCGAAAGCCAGAAACAGACTGTAGGTCACCCCTTGCTCTAACGCCTCATCCAACTGGATCTCCAGGAAGTTGCTTGGGTATTCGTGGTTCTTCGTCGAAGACACGGCGACCttcttgctgttgtttttgttcaccACTACCGGTTCAGAAATGGCCAGGCCATCGCTGTGGAGGTAGATGGCCCTGGTGCCCTGGACGCAATGGAAACTGACGGTGGAGTTCCCTGTGAAGAGCATGGTCTGATTGGGACTGGTGACGTTCACCACCTCGATGATTTTGGTGTAGAagtcaggctgaaggaagaTCTCGTAGCTTTGGGGTATCAGGTCCCTCGGCAACCGGAAGACGGGCGGCagactggtggtggtgggcggcGTTGTCGGACGGGGCGTCGGGTTCATCGGCGAGATCTCCGTCTTGTAAAAAATGACCATGGTGATGATGCCGGCGATGACCGAGCCGGTCAGGACGACAAAGGCGGCGGCCAGAGCCTTGGACGCGGCGGTTGCTTTAGACATGCTGGCTTCTACCGATGGTCGGTCCTAGGAGGTCCTGTTGCATGACCAGCGAGAGATGAGTGTGAAGAGCCTGTGTGCCTCTGGTTTGTTCACATCGAAGTAACCTCCCACCCATAAACCAGGCTTGGCCTCAACAATTAAGGGCCTGCGCTCAGATTAAGCATTAACCCGGACTTTGCCAAAGGAGCAAAGAGTGAGTTTTAGTGCGGAAAGGGCGACGTTCATTGGCGTTGTCTTTAAATAATCAGTCTGAAACTGCTtggaaacatctggaggaggttaCTGCGGTCCTGCCGCTAATGTAGGGGTTTGGTAGACCTCAAGGAACACTTTATCCTCAGGccgcaccccccccaccccccagcccatcacacacactccctccctcccactgttTCTATTAACGTAGTATTCATCGGAATCCCAAAGGCCCAAGAGAGGAGACGACAAgagaagcaggtggaggaaatcCTTGAAAAGGGGGAACATCCGCGTGGTCCATTTGGACCGTACGGAGGTGTGCGAGGTTCCGCGCCCAGGTGAAGGCCCAAAAAGGGGGCCGGGTCGTGGCTTCCAAGTGCACACGCTCAGTCAGACCCAGTGCAAGTGACAAACTCCCATACGACAAGATGcatgtggagggaggagagctgacTGCACCGGATAAGAGGCGAGAGAACAAGACAATCGAGTCATTTTAGAAATCATTGAGTTGGCCGGAAAAGCCTTAAACCTCAGGGAATCGCGACCTCCatgaccgacacacacacacacacacattcctcacCCCAGGAGGAGCAACACAGTGAGACTTTTAGGCAGAAAAGGGAACGGTGTATGGAACAGAGGGCCTGAGATGGGCGCGGCggcggttgttttttttattgagaacAGATGTTTCTGGCGATCAAGAATATCAAACGCACACCAACCGTGGCGCAAACACTAAGGTAGAACCGAGTAGTCGTCCCAGTGAGACTGGAGCCGGGTCGAGGAGCGATCAAGCACATCCACATTCCATTAACGCCCCGTTAGGGCTGTTTTGAGGTCCATGACACGCGGGAAAGCCGTGTGGTTTCACACAAACCCTCAAATTCCATTTATTTCATCACAGTTTAACATGTGTAACCAAAGCAGAGAGACTCCCTGGACCTCACTCAGAACAATGTCCTATTGTACACCaaagttttattatttattgttgttctgGTGCGCATCAGAGCCCCGTTCCTCGTACGCGGTTCAACAAAATTCCAGCTTAACATCAACCCGCACTCAATCTTGTTAATTCAGACCAGACCTCAGTAATCAGGACGGATACGCATGCACACCCCACTTCAGGAGGGGGGAAGAGCTGATCCCTGAAAGCCTGAACAGTCCAACAGGCACATTTTTCAGGAGCaggagagcaggagatgatAATGAAGGTGTGTAGGCTCATTTTAAGTGCCTCATCGCCGCTATCAATCAGATCAGACATTTGGTTAAATGCGCCTGCTGGCAGGAGGTTTCATGGAATGCATCATCCAATGAACTATCACCACCCAGAACAAGgagataaaaacaagcccaaagccTATTATGAAAAGCTCATCCGGCTAAATTAAGTTAGCTTGCGCTGGAGCAGGTTCAAGGTTctggatgtgttgctatggtgatttcgCCGGAAATGATCTGGCTAACTCAGGCAGCCAGACATTAGCCAGGTACAGGGGACATCCCAGTTGTTCCAACAACTGTCTGAAGACCACGGCCTTCCACTCGCGGGGATTCGGAGGCGTGATTCTTCTAGCAAATGTAAAGACGCTTGTCCTCATTGCGAGGCgggtttacacaaacacacacacacacacacacgggaatgCCAGTTAAGATGGAACACAGTTGTTTATGAAGAAGTGAAATCCTGCACACtcaaaaaaatatacatcatCAGCAAAATCTCACATATACATTAATGCGTTCTGAGACACACGAGCGTCTTGACTGAAATGATCAGAATCTCTGTAATGGGTCACTAATGCACTTGTAAAGTTTCAGTTGGAGGACCTTGGAAGGGCAAATGTCTGACAACAAGGACCTCTGCAGATTAAAAAACAGAACTGCACAGAAGAGGAGAACCAGAGGCGGCTCCTGCGTACACCTTCTTAATACCCAGTCTGATACTAAAACTTGTGTATCTGCCAATATCGATCTGATACAAGTAAGTTAGTTACGTGTAGGCGTTGGTAAAGAATAATAAACTTGTTTAAAATGCAACATCCACAGCTCCAGGTGCCATTACACCGGACACGGGAGTCACTTGACTCGGGtaagtgttttttgttgttgtcttttcgTAGCGTAGAGACGTCTGGTGGAAATGTGTCCACGTCAGCACGACACGGTGCAATCAGCACGTAGCACCTCTGCTGttgtaaagaaaaacagaatggaaaaaaaaaaaaaaaacatgcatccttttcatttcacttttttttgtccccgTGGGAACACGCTCAGTCAGGCGGGGACAAACTTATTTGCCATCCGTCCTCAGGACCGCGGCGATGGAATGATCCTCAGTTCAAGTCTTAGCGCCGTCTACCACAGCCAGCTGTCCTGATGCTGGATGCAGTAACACGACTGCTCCAGGATGGCCGACAGCTCCCCGTAGCCGCCCTCCCTCCACGTGGGGAGCAGCCGCTCGCTGTTGAGGGCCTGGAGCTTGGGCGTCCCCTCCTGGAGGACGCGGTACAGGCAGGGCCACCGGCTCTGGATCCTCAGCCTGGTCCTGCGGTCCAGAGTGATGCCGCGCACAATCCTCGTGGCACGGAGCTCGCGCAGGGCCGGCAGTTGCAGACGGGAGAAGACCAGGCCCCGGCTGGGCGACACGTCCAGGAACTCCAGCGACGGGGACTCCAGGGTGTACGAGACGCCCAGGTTCCGGAGCGGCACCAGGATCTGCAAAGTCAGCGACCTCAGGTTGGGCAGGGACTTGGCGAGGGACTGCAGCGTCGTCGGGGTCACCCCTTTAAACACCCAGAAGTATTTGAGCTCCAGGACCCGCAGCTGCTGGAACCGGGTGAGCAGCGACACGGACTCGTCCGACCAGTCGAAGTGCAGCCGCATCTTGGAGACGCGCGGGCAGCGGAGGGTGAGTTTGGTCAGCAGCCCCTGGAAACTGGTCACCTGTGGGATCAAAGCAAAGCTGTGTGTAACAA encodes:
- the LOC120809574 gene encoding aminopeptidase N, translated to MSKATAASKALAAAFVVLTGSVIAGIITMVIFYKTEISPMNPTPRPTTPPTTTSLPPVFRLPRDLIPQSYEIFLQPDFYTKIIEVVNVTSPNQTMLFTGNSTVSFHCVQGTRAIYLHSDGLAISEPVVVNKNNSKKVAVSSTKNHEYPSNFLEIQLDEALEQGVTYSLFLAFEGDIRQSPYAMFASKYAEGAPAYVGDQDGERFLVATILEPTYARKVFPCFDEPDLKAVFHVTIVHRSETQALGNAEVKESNGIDDDWKVTYFHPTPKMSTYLFAFVVSEFTSTEPSAPSDRVGIETYARPNATRAGHAQYATDVAAKILQFYESHFKMNYQQQKLTQIALPDLRAEAMENWGLVTYKEGLLLYEEGVSSPLHKEDIASIIAHELAHQWFGNLVTMKWWNDIWLNEGFATYFSIFAVDQVEPSFQLKEWHIMSNLHRAFEDDALASSHPLSPPLEDVQWPAEIEGMFNSITYFKGAAVLRMLADIVSEGTFTKGIKMYLSDFKYGSADQDDLWGHIQKAVDQDGGHTDVAKVMNTWTKQIGYPVITINTTNGEIYQKHFLFNDTYESNLWWELPIRVMSNAPKSSPIWLTSNNKVQKDEFISKKGEWILANVNCTGYFRVNYNSENWERLLTQLETDPDKIPLMNRGQLVDDAFNLARAELVDVTLALNSTRFLRDERDFLPWKLAAKNLEYFVLMFDRSEVNGPMQAYLRQQVKGLYDFFRNYTDSSTVPENHSLQHTQILAIEVACSNGLPECVEMATGMFANWMASNGTNHIPPILRSVIYCQALAAGGREEWDFAWDKFQSSTDTAERDQLGQALACTKKIWLLNRYLEYTLDPEKIRRMDVGPTISSIARNVAGQALAWNFIRAHWTYVQWDSVMLVDAVTRRFSTLFELTELERFGEDYHLGAATMAVVQAVEQTRVNIQWVSENKDGVLQWFESETAS
- the LOC144390781 gene encoding uncharacterized protein LOC144390781 codes for the protein MSTDIVSSPRVMSPRKRPLVPVSRRRKAADSHFPFNHLPIECQLHVLCFLNEVDKCSCALVCSSWSRLVRSWKLWRVADYSRRGVFHLAQQGLLVSNREFERWKAWVHHYTHHLISRRASLLTLKASFDLGDRCNKWCELLSRLLDNVQCRDLSHLDLNWTFTLLEPLDLRVHASSSSHQDYVTKMDQVTSFQGLLTKLTLRCPRVSKMRLHFDWSDESVSLLTRFQQLRVLELKYFWVFKGVTPTTLQSLAKSLPNLRSLTLQILVPLRNLGVSYTLESPSLEFLDVSPSRGLVFSRLQLPALRELRATRIVRGITLDRRTRLRIQSRWPCLYRVLQEGTPKLQALNSERLLPTWREGGYGELSAILEQSCYCIQHQDSWLW